Proteins from a single region of Scylla paramamosain isolate STU-SP2022 chromosome 35, ASM3559412v1, whole genome shotgun sequence:
- the LOC135090537 gene encoding thioredoxin-2-like: MVYQVKDKDDFDKQLKEAGQKLVVVDFYATWCGPCKMISPKIQEMSEQMSDVVFLKVDVDESEEVAMAYQVSCMPTFIFIKEGKKVDSFSGASEDKLREFIARLK, encoded by the exons ATGGTCTACCAAGTGAAAGACAAG GATGACTTTGACAAGCAGCTGAAGGAAGCTGGACAAAAGCTTGTAGTGGTGGACTTCTATGCCACCTGGTGTGGCCCCTGCAAGATGATTTCCCCCAAGATTCAG GAGATGAGTGAGCAGATGAGTGATGTTGTGTTCCTGAAGGTGGACGTGGATGAGAGTGAGGAGGTTGCCATGGCCTATCAGGTGTCTTGCATGCCCACCTTCATTTTCatcaaggagggaaagaaa GTGGACAGTTTCTCAGGAGCAAGTGAAGACAAGCTCCGTGAATTCATTGCAAGGCTGAAGTAA